The following DNA comes from Anopheles coustani chromosome 2, idAnoCousDA_361_x.2, whole genome shotgun sequence.
GGATCAAAGCAAGCACCAACTCACGATTCAGCAGGCACAGAATCATGTTTTTAACAACCCGACGCAACCGGCACAGCTAGTGATGCATCAGCAGATGCTTCAGCAGCGACAATCTCAGGCCCAAGCGCAGCAATCTCAACAATTACAAACGGTACAGCAGCACCAGTCGCAAATCGTTTACAGCGAACAGCTgccgcaacaacagcagcagcaaaatatGACCATGACACAAACGGAAGTGCAACAGACGGGTGTTCCTCAGATCCAGGGAGttaaacagcaacaacaaatgaCTTCACACCAGCAGTTGcaactgcagcagcaacaaaatcGCATTCACATCGGTAAAGCTGTCTCGTTGATgccacagcaacagcagttacttcaacagcagcagcagcagcatcaaaaCCAAGGCCAGCAGGCAACCACTATGCACCTGCAACAACAGGGGATGGCTGGTACTCATGTGATACATTCCGGTGGTACGCGGCAATGTTTGATTATAACAAAATCtccacagcagcaacagatCGGATCCGCGCAAATCGTTGTAAGCCAGCAGCAGCCAATGCAGATGCAATCAAATCAAGCCTCGATTGTACAGCAGGCTCCTTCACTCGTCttccaacagcaacagcagcagcaaccgccaCAAGAACAGCAACAACCTTTGGCGCAGCAGCAGGTGATTCAATCTCCTCAATCTCCGAAACCCCCCGTAGGTCCCCGGATTTCTACACCATCACCACGGGCCGCTCGGCCGGCGCGATCTCGCGTGAGCAAAGCGGCTAGCCCCAGACAACCCCGGTCGGCGGTGGGAGGCATCGGAACGGTACAATTGCGTGGTATACGGCCGCCCGGGTCTAAAATATTGGTTAGTGCTCCCGTACGCCCAACCGGCACCGTTGTACCGGTAACAACGGCCATAGGCACGGTGCCGGGCACATCCTCACAACAGACGCTACAAATCATAAGCAGGTCAAATATTGTGTTAGCCAACAATCCACGGGCAAAGTTCTATACTGTGGCCGGAACCGGTGGGCAACCGCCAAGGCTGGCGGTTATGCATCGGGGAAATATTTTAACTACCGGACCAACAACCGTCAATCAGgtacaacagcaacaacagcaacagcaagggCAGGGACAGATACAACtaggacaacaacaacaacaacaacaacaacagttgcAGCAACAACAAGTTTCCCTCGGGCAACAAGTGGTCGGTGGAACGGTCCAGCAAATGGTGCAAGTAAATCCGGTACTTTCCCAGTCGTCATCGCCGCTGGGTAGTACAACTACGACAACAACGATCGGTGGTGTGGGAAAGCCAACGGCCAAAGTACTACCCACACCCAACACCTCTGTGAGCGGTGCGGCAGGAAATGTAACGATCGTGAACCGACTCGAAGATCTAGAGGATAGCATTCCGGCGTCGGTTTTACCCCAACGGACGGTCGATGAAACACCCGGCGCGACAACGACGTTAAGCAGCAATAATGCCGGTGCACCGAACGTTACTGGGGCCATTTTCGCCGTTCAGCAATCGCAGCAGATGCCTCAGCAGCAAGGAACAATGGTCGATCAGACGACGTTTGGTGAGACTGGTGGTAGCACCAGTTTGATACAGCTGGCCAACGGTCAAACCGTCACGCCGGCCCAGTTTCGCATGTTCCAGGAAAAGCAACAATCCCGCCAGCAAGAAGCCATACGCGGTGGCTTCAGTCAGGTAACACGCGGAAGAAGTCCGATGCGTGGAATGGTCATACGGCATCGTGCCCCAGCAGCCTGTCGGCAAGTGGTCGGGGGATTGCACGTACAGCAACCGAACCAACTCGTACCAATGCAGCCACAGATCACCCTTGCCCAaccgcagcaacagcagcagattCAGCTTCCGCCCACACAACAGATCATCCAGCAATCGCAGGTCATTCAACCGATCCAGCATCTGCAGGTGCAGGGCCAGCTGAGGCAAATCACGTCGTCGACCACCCTCCAGCAGGTGCACGCCGGTTTACCGGAAGGAGAGTACCGTGAAAGCGCCCGTATGCTGGTTATCTTGCAAAATGGCGAACAACGGCTGATCACGTTTACATTGCCGAAGGAAAGCTGCACCGTACAGGAGCTACTCGAGCAGGTCGGTGTGCGATACTCACGCGATAGTAACATCCAGTGCATTTCGAATCCGGGCGGAGATGTCGACTACATCGTTACGGTTGGCATTCATGTGTCCGAGACGGCCGACGTTATCAAGCAGGCCGAAATAACGATCCGGAATCAAGCGCTCCAgctacaacaacagcagcagcagcagcagcaattgcagctacagcagcaacaacttcAGCAACAGATTttacagcagcaacaacagcagcaacagcagcagcagcagcaacaacaacaacacgcaATGATACACCAGACGAGCGTAATGCAACAGCCTACCATGACAATAAcgttgcagcagcagcctcACCAAAGTCAGTCAAACCAGCTGGCGCGCTTCAATGACTCCTTCCGGCAGACCCTCACTCCGATAACGATTGCTACCTCGACCGTGAGTAGCAATCCTCAGCAGGTGATGACGCCCGTCTCCGCGACCGCCCTGGATGGTTCGGACGTTGCAAAGCGGGAACCACCGATGAAGCTGGTTAAAGGTTACTATGCCGTATGCGTCGGCTGTGGCTATACCAGCGTGGACCATGCCAAATGTCAACGCTGTCGGCGGGTATTTACCGAACCACCGCGGCGCGTCCCCGAACCGTCGGCATCGCCGCATCTGGCTCCGCTAACCCCGTCCGCTACCTCGACGCCGCTGACGATTTCTCGTAAGAACGAAATCTTCAACAAAAAGCAAGCCATGAACAGCCTACTGTCTGTCGGGCGGGGCCGTGGAGGAAGCACTCGCTCTGGTCGTGGAAGGGGACGCGGTGGCATGACCAAGGCCCACGACATCGAACCCGTTGTGTTCACGCTCAGCAGCGACGAGGAGGATTCTTCGTCCGCTGATCGTACAAAGCATACGAGCAAAAAGGCTTCCAATTCGCCCTCCAAGGTAGGTCAACTTTTCGATTGACTTTTCATGTGGGAAAATTTCACTGTCGATTATTCATGGTCGCTCGGCgttattattttcccttttttgttgacgCACGAAGATGTTATAAAGAAAATGTAGCACCCAGCTATTCTTTCTACCTGCACACTGTGTGTTTCTCTCATCAAAAAaatctttatatttttttgtttttatgattttaataatttaaacatattttctttacAGAGCCACACCTCCCAGCTTCTAGACAAACGGGATCCTTTGCCATGTGAACCGACTATCAGCGACTCTGAAGTTGGGCTGCCTGCCGGTAAGTAGAGAAAATATCAAATCTATATTGCAAGCACTGCAATTAATTTCCTGGCAAAACACGCACCACCCTATGAATCTGAATTTGTTATTCGCTGTTTAAATTGAACGAATGTTTACTGATGATATTTACAACTGATAGCAAATCCGTTCAGTCATATCCAACTTCCCAACAACCATATTCTATATGGGATGTGAGTTATGAAAACAGTTTGCATTGAAACATTGTttgcataaaaagaaaacgtggTACACGttactttaatttttaaagtACCCTGTACCATGAGTTTAAATGGCGTCCCACTTGACCCAACTTTTCGTGTCCCTCTAGTGGATATTGGTGTAAACGCGAGATTTACCTTGCACACGTTCAACTTATTGGGCATTTGCAATCGATATTGCTTGCGCTCTAGATGGTGTAGTAAATTTAAAGAATTAGTAAAGTGTTCCTTAAAATCgcgaataaataataattttaaaacaacttgAAAATTCTCTAGGTTCGGTCATTGCAATGAAAAGATCTAGTGGGTCCGCTATGGTTGATTTTTGTAGAACCGGTTCGTATATCAGAATGTGTGTTCGTGAAATTGCGAACCGGTTACCAACCGGATTGTAAGTGTGTTGGTATGCTCAAGTGATTCGTCACACACACCATTACATTATCGAGCGTGAATACACGAGATTTGTCGTCGATGACAGCGACGGAATCGGTTCAAACGGTTATAATCGGTTATATAGCGATTCCGGCAGACATCGTGATACACACCAGGACGCTTGAGAGTTTAATTTGTTGTCAATAGTGTGGAAAAGTGTATTTTCAAGTCTCACTATTGGAGCTTCTCACCCAAACCGAGCCCCCGGTGGTAGGATGGATCGAGGTAATTGCAATATGGCTCTGGAGGCACTGTTTAAGTCATGTTTTAGCAATCGAAAACACGCGTGTGTGTTCTATCGCTGGGTCGGTGTTGAATGGGTTGAATAGGCTTTACCCCCGGCATTTCGGTTTTTTCTCGCTCCACAGACAAACCCCGGCTGGACATTACGGACGTGAAAAATCTTCCGGACGGCCAAATCACTCAGCTCGATTGCTCGATCATCCGGATAGGCACGCTGAAGTATGACGCGAACGAAAAGGTAAGCCAACTCGGAGTGCGCACTTCCGTCGTCGAATGTTCCCCAATCGAATGGttctcgtgttttttttttgttaggtTACGCTCTCGTCAAAGGGCATTCGCATTTACGCACCGAATGTGAAGCGTCCAACGGATTACGTTAGTTTGGATCTGCAAATGTCGGAGATAGCGAAGGTGCTGATACATTTCTCGAAAGCACTGAACGTGATGATCGTGTTCACGCTGCCATCGTGTGGTGCGTACGTGAGGAAACATCTGGAAATGGAGCTTAATGATGATAAACGTAAGCGATCAAACCGCATTTCCATAAGGGAGACGACAAAGAGATGTTGTGCTTTATCGATCTTCTTTTTCTGCGCTATTCCTAGGTCCCTACTTTAGTCCCGTGAGCCGTGAGAATGAAGCGCACCGGAGAATCATTCTGATGATGGATCGTGTCAGCGAGGAATCGAAATCaattgtaaaaaatatatttgttggCCAGCAGATGGAAGAAGTAAGTGCACGCGATGCGAATGCCCTGCTGATCCGGTCGGCTCCCCGGCGTTCGGTCGATACGTCCTCTGCCTCTACCGTGGCCGCCACCACAAACGGCGGACGTCGCAGCTCCGACGATCTCGATGCGACCGAGATCCGAAAGATTCTCATCTATCCACCCGGCAAGGGTGGCATATCAATCAACACGGAGGACTACATGTGTTTGGCGAAGGATCAGTACTTGAACGATGTGATCATCGACTTCTATCTGAACTATCTGAAGCTGGAGATGCTCAACGAGGACGAACGGAACAGTGTGCACATTTTCAGCTCATTCTTCTATAATCGGCTCACGACGATGTCGACCCGGCAGCGGACCCACGGTGGTGGGGACAGGGATGTGAAACAGACGGCGGCCCAGAAGCGGCACGCACGCGTTGCTAGCTGgacgaagaaggaaaacattttcgaaaAGAAATACATCGTCATTCCGATCAACGAGCAGTCGCACTGGTTCCTGGCTATCATATGCTTCCCCGGGCTCGATGTTCCCATGTCGTTGATCAGCGATGCCCCTTCGCCGGCCGTCACGAAGTCGAAAAGGTCGACCGCCAAATCGAAGCATAGCGTAACGCTGCAGATTGGAAACACAACCATAACGCCGGTATCGAAGCGTGGCCTCGAGACGATCGCACTCGGTGACGACGAGCTGTGCGAGAGGGACGAAGCGGAGGGCGACGAGAGTGAGCTGGCCAGCGAAACGGAGGAAACGGATGAGGAGCCCACCGACGAACGGGCACCGATAAAACAGTGAGTAGGACGTTTGGAGTCGGTTCTCTAGCGGACATCATTCAATTGTTCCCTTCTTCGCACGTTTCGTTACAGACCATGTATACTGATTTTCGATTCTTTAACGGGAGCTTCGAGAAGTCGCGTTGTCGCCACACTGCGCGACTATCTAACCTGCGAGTATAAGGCAAAAATGCCGGGAAAGCCGGCAAAAGTGTTCAACAAGCACAACATGCCCGGCCACTGCGTGAAGGTTCCGCAGCAGAACAACTACACCGACTGTGGGCTCTATCTGCTGCAGTACGTGGAGCACTTTTTCTTGGTAAGTTTCTAATAGCGTTTCCGGCCTTGTTCATTGCCTTAATCGCAACTCTTGGTCATTCTAGGATCCAATAACAGATTACCACCTGCCAATAAAGCAGCTGCAAAACTGGTTCGATACAATAACGGTGACCAAGAAGCGGGAAGACATTTCCAACCTGCTGAAAGAACTGCTTCAAAAGCACAATCCTGACGAACTGCCGCTGCCGCCCATCGAACTACCAACGCTCCAAGGTAAGATGGTGCGATTTTCTTGTGGTACTTTGTACTGTAACTAAACAAATGTCTACCTTCTTTTTTGCAGGTAAACTAATAATCGATCCGGACGAAAGCCTCAATGATCCCGAGTTCGAAGAGGAGGACATGGAAGAGGAGGAGTTTGTGAGTGCGCTCAACGTAACGCCGGACAGCGAGGACCAGGAACCTCCTACCCCCGAGACGCCGACACCCGCGCCCGAGCCCGCTAGCAAAAGTCTACTCCAACCGGTCGGCTCGAAGCGAACGTTCAAGATAAAACGCATGACAGGCAGCCAATCTCTCGCTAATCGCTCGAACAGTGGGAACAGCCTGCTGGACGAAACGGCGCTAGTGGTGGCAGAAAGTACTAGCACAAACAAGCGACCGCTGGAGACCAGTTCCGGTAGTGCGAACAAACTGAACCAGCAGGATTGTGGGCGGCCCAAGGCACCGCGAATCAGTGATAGTCCGAATAAGGTAGTTACTACGCAAACTTAATCAACCACGTCAACGGTGAAGTTAATCGTTCTAATAAAACTAAACTCCTGCACACATCATCGGCCGGCTGTACCACTCTGTCGAGGTGTGTAGTTTCTCTTATATCAATGTAACTGTGGGAGAGGAGGCCTTCTTTTGCGTGAGTCTAAACTGTTTTAGGGTGGACATGATTTCTATTAGTAGGACCCCATTTGTTTTCCCGTCGGAGTTGGCTAGATTTGCCCTATACTTTGTATAACT
Coding sequences within:
- the LOC131264888 gene encoding polyhomeotic-proximal chromatin protein codes for the protein MAQYYKIVQSDELKNYPQLNIDNGIQLVMGDDVQFGSQQVILSQEQSNELQLIGSDNNQHLQQIVYQATQQVPQQQQQQQQQQQQQQQQQQQQQQQQQQQQQQQQQQQQQQQQQQQQQQQQHQQQIFYTDESTGQILHTGNIVQTHEPLVDTQQQTSLHALQTPAEQQQHQQHQQQLLHQTQHQIHQMQPQLQQHAAPPPPPPAATQTQLHTSPQQATLAGAPNQQVVQIVQGIPRHGQHIILRSTDQSKHQLTIQQAQNHVFNNPTQPAQLVMHQQMLQQRQSQAQAQQSQQLQTVQQHQSQIVYSEQLPQQQQQQNMTMTQTEVQQTGVPQIQGVKQQQQMTSHQQLQLQQQQNRIHIGKAVSLMPQQQQLLQQQQQQHQNQGQQATTMHLQQQGMAGTHVIHSGGTRQCLIITKSPQQQQIGSAQIVVSQQQPMQMQSNQASIVQQAPSLVFQQQQQQQPPQEQQQPLAQQQVIQSPQSPKPPVGPRISTPSPRAARPARSRVSKAASPRQPRSAVGGIGTVQLRGIRPPGSKILVSAPVRPTGTVVPVTTAIGTVPGTSSQQTLQIISRSNIVLANNPRAKFYTVAGTGGQPPRLAVMHRGNILTTGPTTVNQVQQQQQQQQGQGQIQLGQQQQQQQQQLQQQQVSLGQQVVGGTVQQMVQVNPVLSQSSSPLGSTTTTTTIGGVGKPTAKVLPTPNTSVSGAAGNVTIVNRLEDLEDSIPASVLPQRTVDETPGATTTLSSNNAGAPNVTGAIFAVQQSQQMPQQQGTMVDQTTFGETGGSTSLIQLANGQTVTPAQFRMFQEKQQSRQQEAIRGGFSQVTRGRSPMRGMVIRHRAPAACRQVVGGLHVQQPNQLVPMQPQITLAQPQQQQQIQLPPTQQIIQQSQVIQPIQHLQVQGQLRQITSSTTLQQVHAGLPEGEYRESARMLVILQNGEQRLITFTLPKESCTVQELLEQVGVRYSRDSNIQCISNPGGDVDYIVTVGIHVSETADVIKQAEITIRNQALQLQQQQQQQQQLQLQQQQLQQQILQQQQQQQQQQQQQQQQHAMIHQTSVMQQPTMTITLQQQPHQSQSNQLARFNDSFRQTLTPITIATSTVSSNPQQVMTPVSATALDGSDVAKREPPMKLVKGYYAVCVGCGYTSVDHAKCQRCRRVFTEPPRRVPEPSASPHLAPLTPSATSTPLTISRKNEIFNKKQAMNSLLSVGRGRGGSTRSGRGRGRGGMTKAHDIEPVVFTLSSDEEDSSSADRTKHTSKKASNSPSKSHTSQLLDKRDPLPCEPTISDSEVGLPADKPRLDITDVKNLPDGQITQLDCSIIRIGTLKYDANEKVTLSSKGIRIYAPNVKRPTDYVSLDLQMSEIAKVLIHFSKALNVMIVFTLPSCGAYVRKHLEMELNDDKRPYFSPVSRENEAHRRIILMMDRVSEESKSIVKNIFVGQQMEEVSARDANALLIRSAPRRSVDTSSASTVAATTNGGRRSSDDLDATEIRKILIYPPGKGGISINTEDYMCLAKDQYLNDVIIDFYLNYLKLEMLNEDERNSVHIFSSFFYNRLTTMSTRQRTHGGGDRDVKQTAAQKRHARVASWTKKENIFEKKYIVIPINEQSHWFLAIICFPGLDVPMSLISDAPSPAVTKSKRSTAKSKHSVTLQIGNTTITPVSKRGLETIALGDDELCERDEAEGDESELASETEETDEEPTDERAPIKQPCILIFDSLTGASRSRVVATLRDYLTCEYKAKMPGKPAKVFNKHNMPGHCVKVPQQNNYTDCGLYLLQYVEHFFLDPITDYHLPIKQLQNWFDTITVTKKREDISNLLKELLQKHNPDELPLPPIELPTLQGKLIIDPDESLNDPEFEEEDMEEEEFVSALNVTPDSEDQEPPTPETPTPAPEPASKSLLQPVGSKRTFKIKRMTGSQSLANRSNSGNSLLDETALVVAESTSTNKRPLETSSGSANKLNQQDCGRPKAPRISDSPNKVVTTQT